A single region of the Bifidobacterium asteroides DSM 20089 genome encodes:
- a CDS encoding SDR family oxidoreductase, which yields MTVANKIVLITGASSGIGEATARLLAQRGARLVLGARRKDRLDTIVNDIVQAGGQAVSMALDVTNRQANEDFVAFAKKQFGGVDVVFLNAGLMPNSPLSALHVDEWDRTIDVNLKGALYGIAAALPEFTGQRHGQFIATSSVAGLKAYPGGAVYGATKWGLRDLMEVLRMESAQEGTHIRTSTIYPAAIRTELLDTITDKQTLADMNKTYDSYQIDPERVAQVVAFAIDQPEDTNVSEFTVGPTIQPW from the coding sequence ATGACAGTTGCGAATAAGATAGTGCTGATCACCGGAGCTTCGTCCGGCATCGGGGAGGCCACGGCGAGGCTCTTGGCGCAGCGAGGGGCCAGGTTGGTGCTGGGCGCTCGCCGCAAGGATCGGCTGGATACGATTGTCAACGACATCGTTCAGGCGGGTGGCCAGGCAGTCTCCATGGCTTTGGATGTGACGAATCGACAGGCTAATGAGGACTTCGTGGCTTTCGCCAAGAAGCAGTTCGGCGGTGTGGACGTGGTATTCCTCAACGCTGGCCTCATGCCTAACTCGCCTCTGTCGGCTCTGCATGTGGACGAGTGGGATCGAACCATTGATGTCAACCTGAAAGGCGCACTATACGGCATTGCTGCGGCCCTTCCGGAGTTCACCGGGCAGCGACACGGACAGTTCATCGCCACCTCTTCGGTGGCTGGACTCAAAGCCTATCCGGGTGGAGCGGTCTATGGGGCAACCAAGTGGGGTCTGCGCGACCTGATGGAGGTGCTCAGGATGGAGTCCGCCCAAGAAGGGACCCATATTCGCACCTCTACCATTTACCCGGCGGCCATTCGAACCGAGTTGCTGGACACCATCACGGACAAGCAGACCCTGGCTGATATGAACAAGACCTATGACAGCTACCAGATCGATCCCGAACGGGTGGCCCAGGTGGTGGCCTTTGCCATCGATCAGCCTGAGGATACCAATGTATCGGAATTCACCGTAGGCCCTACCATTCAGCCCTGGTGA